A stretch of the Oligoflexus sp. genome encodes the following:
- a CDS encoding carbohydrate porin, whose protein sequence is MQTKLMTACFCLLTASAAAAQDSKSSSTFIGYFRSTLGGAEAGAPMPAFQAPGSAAKYRLGNENDTVFEAGIDHRLAQPAGAPAGSYLQAVFMLNGYAAIGNSSDLNGAGIVQAYVKMSRYLGDFDIWAGRRYYQRQQFNMNDYFWLNTAQGAHIGAGIEDLPLGPGRFDLAVQGYEDPNVNSTVTPGTSGTLHSRMLEARYRDIVLSEGMKLNTFLSYTARPEDTALGYKSEDGTAGAAWLNMNIGRSSNVLMAIYRQGLGIAQAPTNARPIREDSGSGYDLSKAKVWEVADNYQINVDEYAFELMLLTHQEETGKDGVKGDKIQWNSAGVRPVYYLTKSTSLALEVGLDQVKNEITDRSGSVTKSTLAYQITPENLYWSRPTIRLFATQASWSDDFKGLVGGSTYANKSKGWSGGIQTEVWW, encoded by the coding sequence ATGCAAACCAAACTTATGACCGCTTGTTTCTGTCTGCTTACCGCGAGTGCGGCTGCAGCGCAGGACAGCAAATCATCATCGACCTTCATCGGCTATTTCCGCAGCACACTGGGTGGCGCTGAAGCTGGCGCTCCGATGCCAGCGTTCCAGGCACCCGGTTCTGCCGCCAAGTATCGTCTTGGCAACGAGAACGACACCGTGTTTGAAGCGGGCATTGACCACCGCCTCGCGCAACCCGCTGGAGCACCGGCAGGCAGCTATCTGCAGGCCGTCTTCATGCTGAATGGCTATGCCGCGATCGGGAACAGCTCGGATCTGAATGGTGCGGGCATCGTTCAGGCCTATGTGAAGATGTCCCGTTATCTCGGGGATTTCGATATCTGGGCCGGCCGCCGCTATTATCAAAGACAGCAGTTCAATATGAACGATTACTTCTGGCTGAACACAGCGCAGGGTGCTCATATTGGTGCGGGTATCGAAGATTTGCCGCTGGGCCCCGGAAGATTTGATTTGGCCGTCCAAGGTTACGAAGATCCCAACGTCAACTCCACGGTCACGCCTGGAACCTCGGGAACCCTTCATTCCCGCATGCTCGAAGCTCGCTATCGCGACATCGTGCTCAGTGAAGGCATGAAGCTGAATACTTTCCTTTCTTACACCGCGCGTCCCGAAGATACGGCGCTGGGTTACAAGAGCGAAGACGGCACTGCAGGCGCAGCCTGGTTGAATATGAATATCGGCAGGAGCAGCAACGTTCTGATGGCGATCTATCGTCAGGGTCTGGGTATCGCTCAGGCGCCCACCAACGCGCGGCCCATCCGCGAAGACTCGGGTTCAGGTTATGACCTGAGCAAAGCCAAGGTTTGGGAAGTTGCTGACAACTACCAGATCAATGTCGACGAGTACGCCTTCGAACTTATGCTTCTGACTCATCAGGAAGAGACGGGCAAGGACGGTGTGAAAGGTGACAAGATTCAGTGGAACAGCGCCGGTGTGCGTCCCGTCTATTACCTGACGAAATCCACGAGTCTCGCTCTGGAAGTCGGCCTTGATCAGGTGAAGAACGAGATCACAGATCGCTCGGGATCGGTGACGAAAAGCACGCTCGCTTATCAGATCACCCCGGAAAACCTTTACTGGTCACGCCCCACCATTCGCCTGTTCGCAACCCAG